In Caproiciproducens sp. NJN-50, the following are encoded in one genomic region:
- a CDS encoding ATP-dependent helicase — protein MNAKQKEAVFAVSGPLLILAGAGSGKTTVLVNRIANLVRYGSAYESATEPELTGEEQKEISLFLEGRGELPRQIIERLAADPCPPWRILAITFTNKAAEELKNRLGAMLGEDGGEVWASTFHSSCARMLRRNGECLGFTRHFTIYDTEDSRRVMKDCQKRLGIDDKKLSFKAILAEISRAKDNLIGPEEYIRDAGGDERAEKIGAAYRIYQSSLKNSDAMDFDDLIFNTILMFRQEPEVLEYYQNRFRYVLVDEYQDTSHAQYVFVKMLAEKSRNLCVVGDDDQSIYQFRGATIENILSFEKSFPHAKVIRLEQNYRSTKTILAAANAVIANNENRKGKTLWTENPAGRKIQVRTASSEQDEASYIADRILEGVAAGRKFSDFAVLYRMNTQSNALEKIFSKSGIRYRIIGGQRFYDRREIRDMIAYLNVINNPDDEVRLQRILNRPKRSIGDKTIAQTAEIAAQLGESLFSVISRADEFEPLRRAAPKLLAFAKMIQELSDLASDETVGLGELYRQLLQKTGYLDALMISGEEDAQDRADNVRELSTNLIKYEEDNGEESSLSGFLEEVSLLTDIDNYDGSSDSAVLMTMHSAKGLEFPVVFLPGFEEGIFPGMQVLYNPGEIEEERRLAYVAITRAREELYILNSEYRMLFGSSLHNLPSRFLKEIPEDLTERSRSRDWQKPKPGIAVPTSAREARAVTTTAARNFRPAFQPAPAAKLVFRAGDGVVHKTFGTGVILSASAVGNDTLLEIAFDKAGTKKLMANFARLEKLE, from the coding sequence ATGAATGCGAAACAAAAGGAAGCGGTTTTCGCTGTCAGCGGTCCGCTTCTGATTTTGGCGGGAGCCGGGAGCGGGAAAACAACCGTACTGGTGAACCGGATCGCCAACCTGGTCCGTTACGGCAGCGCCTATGAGTCCGCGACGGAGCCTGAACTGACCGGAGAAGAGCAGAAGGAAATTTCACTTTTTCTGGAAGGGAGAGGGGAACTGCCCCGGCAGATCATCGAAAGGCTTGCGGCTGATCCCTGCCCCCCCTGGCGCATCCTCGCCATTACGTTCACCAACAAGGCGGCGGAAGAGCTGAAGAACAGGCTGGGCGCCATGCTGGGCGAGGACGGCGGGGAAGTTTGGGCCTCCACTTTCCACTCTTCCTGCGCGCGCATGCTTCGCAGGAACGGGGAATGTCTGGGCTTTACCAGGCATTTCACCATCTATGACACCGAGGATTCCCGCAGAGTGATGAAGGACTGCCAGAAAAGACTTGGCATCGACGACAAGAAGCTTTCCTTTAAGGCGATCCTCGCGGAAATTTCCCGCGCAAAGGACAATTTGATCGGTCCCGAAGAGTATATCAGAGACGCGGGAGGGGACGAGCGGGCCGAAAAGATCGGCGCGGCCTACCGGATTTATCAGAGCTCGCTGAAAAATTCGGATGCCATGGACTTTGACGATCTGATTTTCAATACGATTTTGATGTTCCGGCAGGAACCGGAAGTTTTGGAGTACTACCAGAACCGGTTCCGCTACGTCCTGGTGGACGAGTACCAGGACACCAGCCATGCGCAGTATGTTTTCGTCAAAATGCTGGCGGAAAAAAGCCGGAACCTCTGCGTGGTGGGGGACGACGATCAGAGCATTTATCAATTCCGCGGGGCGACGATTGAAAATATCCTGAGCTTTGAAAAATCGTTTCCGCACGCAAAGGTCATCCGTCTTGAACAGAATTACCGTTCCACCAAGACGATTCTGGCCGCGGCGAACGCAGTGATCGCAAATAATGAAAACCGGAAGGGAAAGACTCTGTGGACGGAAAATCCGGCGGGACGGAAAATTCAGGTCAGGACTGCTTCCAGCGAACAGGACGAAGCCTCCTACATAGCGGACCGGATTCTGGAAGGGGTGGCCGCCGGACGAAAATTTTCGGATTTTGCCGTTCTGTACCGCATGAACACGCAATCGAATGCTCTGGAGAAAATTTTTTCCAAGTCGGGAATCCGGTACCGGATCATCGGAGGGCAGCGCTTCTACGACCGCCGGGAAATCCGGGATATGATCGCGTACCTGAATGTCATCAACAATCCGGACGACGAGGTCAGGCTTCAGCGCATTCTCAACCGGCCGAAACGGTCGATCGGGGACAAGACCATCGCGCAGACCGCGGAAATAGCCGCTCAGTTGGGGGAGAGCCTGTTTTCGGTTATCAGCCGCGCGGACGAATTCGAGCCGCTTCGGCGCGCGGCCCCAAAGCTTCTTGCTTTCGCAAAAATGATACAGGAATTGTCCGACCTGGCTTCGGACGAAACGGTCGGGCTGGGGGAGCTGTACCGGCAGCTTCTCCAAAAGACCGGATATCTTGACGCGCTGATGATTTCCGGGGAGGAAGACGCGCAGGACCGCGCCGACAACGTGCGGGAACTGTCGACCAACCTGATCAAATATGAGGAGGACAACGGAGAGGAATCGAGCCTTTCCGGATTCCTGGAGGAAGTTTCGCTGCTGACGGATATCGACAATTATGACGGCTCCTCCGATTCTGCCGTCCTGATGACCATGCATTCGGCGAAGGGATTGGAATTTCCGGTCGTTTTCCTGCCCGGCTTTGAAGAGGGGATTTTTCCCGGAATGCAGGTGCTGTACAATCCGGGGGAGATTGAAGAAGAACGCAGGCTTGCTTATGTTGCCATTACGCGGGCCAGGGAAGAGCTCTACATCCTGAATTCAGAATACAGGATGCTGTTCGGGAGCAGTCTCCACAACCTTCCGTCGCGTTTTTTAAAGGAAATCCCGGAGGATCTGACGGAGAGAAGCCGCTCCAGGGATTGGCAAAAACCGAAGCCGGGGATTGCCGTTCCGACTTCGGCAAGGGAAGCCAGGGCGGTCACTACGACTGCTGCGCGCAATTTCAGGCCGGCCTTTCAGCCGGCCCCGGCGGCGAAGCTTGTCTTCCGGGCCGGCGACGGAGTTGTTCATAAGACATTCGGGACAGGAGTGATCCTTTCCGCTTCCGCCGTGGGAAATGACACGTTGCTGGAGATTGCATTTGACAAGGCCGGGACAAAAAAGCTGATGGCGAATTTTGCCCGCCTGGAAAAATTGGAATAG
- a CDS encoding DUF1836 domain-containing protein → MSEATDRIQKWVGQIEESKAVEWDRLPEIYLYMDQVLTYMNKQLSLYERDEGTNLLTSSMINNYVKDGVLPRPEQKKYSRDHLAILTVICMLKQVLSIQDISLLVKILLLNASQSEIYDRFCSAQTAAMKEVCDRIRSTSQSEADLTRLAIELSVEANARRTASERILNELAKSAEEKTEKKKK, encoded by the coding sequence ATGAGCGAGGCTACCGACCGGATTCAGAAATGGGTCGGACAAATCGAAGAATCCAAGGCGGTGGAATGGGACCGGCTGCCGGAAATTTATCTTTATATGGACCAGGTGCTGACTTATATGAACAAACAGCTCAGCCTGTATGAAAGAGATGAGGGCACGAATCTTTTGACCTCCAGCATGATCAACAACTATGTCAAGGACGGGGTTCTTCCAAGGCCGGAGCAGAAGAAGTATTCCCGGGACCACTTGGCGATCCTGACCGTCATCTGCATGCTCAAACAGGTCCTTTCCATTCAGGACATCTCTCTACTGGTAAAGATCCTGCTGCTGAACGCCTCGCAAAGCGAAATATACGACCGGTTCTGCAGCGCTCAGACAGCCGCGATGAAAGAAGTCTGTGACCGCATCCGCTCCACATCGCAGAGCGAAGCGGATCTGACCCGGCTGGCCATCGAGCTGTCCGTCGAGGCGAACGCGCGGCGGACAGCGTCGGAACGGATTTTGAATGAACTTGCAAAAAGCGCTGAGGAAAAAACGGAGAAAAAGAAAAAGTAA
- a CDS encoding OadG family protein: protein MNVQQEVQISLTVLITGLVVVFLMLIFLTLIIKGYGNAVHSIQSRHDQKQLRDARPLPEFEPVRAAEPAEGESPLRIQAGGEGIPDEVLAVLAAAASSAIPGGVVSSVRRAAAPDFGRSSWKIAGLLENTRPF from the coding sequence ATGAATGTTCAACAGGAAGTGCAAATATCACTGACAGTTTTGATCACCGGACTTGTAGTTGTATTTTTGATGCTGATTTTCCTGACGCTGATTATTAAGGGATACGGCAATGCGGTACATTCAATCCAGTCCAGACACGATCAAAAACAGCTGCGGGACGCGCGGCCGCTCCCAGAATTTGAGCCGGTCCGGGCGGCGGAGCCAGCGGAGGGGGAATCGCCGCTGCGAATCCAGGCCGGCGGTGAGGGAATTCCGGATGAGGTGCTGGCGGTGCTCGCGGCGGCGGCTTCCAGCGCGATCCCCGGCGGGGTCGTTTCCTCTGTACGCCGCGCGGCGGCGCCGGATTTTGGCCGGTCTTCATGGAAGATCGCGGGTCTGCTGGAAAATACACGGCCGTTTTAG
- a CDS encoding sodium ion-translocating decarboxylase subunit beta, whose protein sequence is MTVFNEFVKSVIKIFQTSGLAENDPRNYVMIAIAGVLIYLAVKKQFEPLLLLPIAFGMLLVNLYPAIMAAPSGSENGGLFYYLYLGVKLGIYPPLIFLGIGAMTDFGPLISNPKSFLLGAAAQLGIFTTFIGAVFLGFSTKQAGAIGIIGGADGPTAIYVTSKLAPELLGPIAVAAYSYMALVPIIQPPIMKALTTKKERLVRMEQLRPVSKLEKVLFPIIVTVLISLLLPDAAPLVGMLMLGNLFRESGVVERISKTAQNELMNIITIFLGTTVGATATGTLFLSWGTIKIVILGLLAFGVGTAGGVLFGKLMCHMSGYKVNPLIGSAGVSAVPMAARVTQKVGQEEDPGNFLLMHAMGPNVAGVIGSAVAAGVLLSILG, encoded by the coding sequence GTGACTGTATTCAATGAATTCGTAAAATCCGTTATAAAGATATTTCAGACTTCAGGTCTGGCCGAAAACGACCCAAGAAATTACGTTATGATTGCAATTGCCGGAGTTTTAATTTATCTTGCGGTGAAAAAGCAGTTCGAACCGCTCCTGCTGCTGCCGATTGCATTTGGCATGCTGCTGGTCAATCTGTATCCGGCCATCATGGCGGCACCATCCGGTTCGGAGAACGGCGGACTGTTTTATTATCTTTACCTCGGCGTGAAGCTGGGAATTTACCCGCCGCTGATCTTTCTTGGAATCGGCGCGATGACGGATTTCGGCCCGCTGATTTCCAATCCGAAGAGTTTTCTGCTCGGCGCGGCGGCTCAGCTCGGCATATTTACAACTTTCATCGGCGCGGTCTTCCTTGGGTTCAGCACCAAACAGGCGGGTGCCATCGGGATTATCGGCGGCGCCGACGGTCCGACGGCCATTTATGTGACTTCCAAATTGGCTCCGGAGCTTCTGGGCCCCATCGCGGTGGCGGCTTATTCCTACATGGCGCTGGTCCCGATCATTCAGCCCCCGATCATGAAGGCCCTGACGACGAAAAAGGAACGCCTCGTGCGGATGGAACAGCTTCGCCCGGTTTCGAAACTGGAGAAAGTCCTGTTCCCGATCATCGTCACAGTCCTGATCTCCCTTCTGCTGCCCGATGCTGCTCCTCTGGTTGGAATGCTGATGCTCGGCAATCTGTTCCGGGAAAGCGGAGTTGTGGAACGCATCAGCAAGACTGCGCAGAATGAACTGATGAACATCATCACGATTTTCCTCGGCACTACGGTCGGCGCAACCGCTACCGGTACCCTTTTCCTTTCCTGGGGAACGATCAAGATCGTGATTCTCGGCCTGCTGGCCTTTGGTGTTGGGACGGCCGGCGGCGTGCTGTTCGGCAAATTAATGTGCCACATGAGCGGGTATAAGGTCAATCCGCTGATCGGGTCAGCGGGCGTTTCCGCGGTTCCCATGGCGGCGCGCGTCACCCAGAAAGTCGGCCAGGAAGAGGATCCCGGCAATTTCCTTCTGATGCATGCGATGGGTCCGAATGTCGCAGGCGTGATCGGCTCCGCGGTGGCGGCGGGCGTATTGCTCAGTATTTTGGGCTGA
- the thyX gene encoding FAD-dependent thymidylate synthase, which yields MAKVTLITYTPDPDQLVARAARLCYSSASIEEIQDSLTPEKTASMVEMLAGMGHDSPTEHASFTFGIEGVSRSFLAQITRHRIASYSVKSQRYVNEKNFEFVIPPEIDAIPKAREEFLAAMEDDRRRYEAISELLLKKHKNRLMESGMPEKKAKSAARKLANEDARFVLPNACETKMICTFDARSLNHFFSLRCCNRAQWEIREVAVQMLRLARKAAPALFEKAGPPCVRGACAEGKMSCGKAGEVREFFANLGEE from the coding sequence ATGGCAAAAGTTACATTAATCACATACACGCCCGATCCGGATCAGCTGGTTGCCCGGGCGGCCAGGCTTTGTTATTCCTCGGCTTCCATCGAGGAGATACAGGACAGCCTGACACCGGAAAAAACGGCGTCTATGGTGGAGATGCTTGCGGGAATGGGGCATGACAGCCCCACCGAGCACGCGTCCTTCACATTCGGAATCGAAGGGGTCTCCAGGTCGTTCCTCGCGCAGATCACCAGGCACAGGATTGCATCTTACAGCGTGAAAAGCCAGCGGTATGTCAACGAAAAAAATTTTGAATTTGTCATTCCGCCTGAGATTGATGCGATTCCGAAGGCCAGGGAAGAGTTTCTTGCCGCGATGGAGGACGACCGCAGGAGGTACGAAGCAATTTCCGAGCTGCTGCTGAAAAAGCATAAAAACCGGCTGATGGAATCCGGAATGCCGGAAAAGAAAGCGAAGTCGGCGGCCCGGAAGCTGGCAAACGAGGACGCGCGATTTGTTCTCCCGAATGCCTGCGAAACAAAAATGATCTGCACGTTCGATGCGCGTTCCCTGAACCATTTCTTTTCTCTGCGCTGCTGCAACCGCGCGCAGTGGGAAATAAGGGAAGTCGCGGTTCAGATGCTCCGCCTTGCCCGGAAAGCGGCGCCGGCGCTTTTTGAAAAGGCCGGTCCGCCGTGTGTCAGGGGCGCGTGTGCGGAGGGGAAGATGTCCTGCGGCAAGGCCGGGGAAGTGCGGGAGTTTTTCGCAAATCTGGGGGAAGAATGA
- a CDS encoding YdeI/OmpD-associated family protein has product MGENKTGADMPIGLMMSLARHQNAMKNFALLGDEGQKSVIQYVQDSVTGEEAKSRIQNAVRNLEQGNSGFLG; this is encoded by the coding sequence ATGGGTGAAAACAAAACTGGCGCCGATATGCCGATCGGCCTGATGATGTCTTTGGCGCGGCACCAAAACGCAATGAAAAACTTCGCCCTTCTCGGCGACGAGGGACAAAAATCCGTGATTCAGTACGTACAGGATTCCGTCACCGGCGAAGAGGCGAAAAGCCGCATTCAAAACGCCGTCAGAAACCTGGAACAGGGCAACAGCGGATTTCTTGGTTAA
- a CDS encoding AraC family transcriptional regulator, with product MGEEEFRRSFRDPFHNSLGLAVYSCGVQRCASCHSWGPAVRDHYLIHYILSGRGTFRCSGKQHRLSVGDGFLVVPSQLVSYAADGKEPWTYCWVGFNGSDAKRLMEQTGLLDREPVFHYEGDDRLERLLTGICNSSGSSPSEEARMESGLLLFLAELMDRFGKPAQPQDNGYEYVKKAIKFIDYNYSGDITVSSIASNAGISRSHLYRLFMRHISMPPNEYLMRYRVGKAAELLAAGDLTVGETAYSTGFSDQLYFSRVFRRYMGIPPSRYALGRGKSVGKEKKI from the coding sequence TTGGGAGAAGAGGAATTTCGCCGTTCGTTTCGCGACCCGTTCCACAACAGCCTTGGGCTTGCGGTATACAGCTGCGGTGTCCAACGCTGCGCCTCGTGCCATTCCTGGGGTCCCGCCGTGCGCGACCACTATTTGATTCACTATATTCTCTCCGGGCGCGGAACCTTTCGCTGCTCGGGAAAACAGCACCGGCTGTCCGTGGGGGACGGATTTCTCGTTGTGCCGTCTCAGCTTGTCTCCTACGCCGCGGACGGCAAGGAACCCTGGACCTACTGCTGGGTCGGATTCAACGGAAGCGATGCGAAACGCCTGATGGAACAGACGGGCCTTTTAGACCGCGAGCCGGTTTTCCATTATGAAGGCGACGACCGTCTGGAACGCCTGTTGACTGGCATCTGCAATTCTTCCGGTTCAAGTCCCAGCGAAGAAGCCCGCATGGAATCCGGGCTGCTTTTGTTTCTCGCCGAACTGATGGACCGGTTCGGAAAGCCCGCCCAGCCGCAGGACAACGGTTACGAATATGTAAAAAAGGCAATTAAATTCATCGATTACAATTATTCCGGCGACATCACGGTCAGCAGCATCGCGTCCAACGCGGGGATCAGCCGCAGCCATCTCTACCGCCTGTTCATGCGGCATATTTCCATGCCGCCGAACGAATACCTGATGCGCTACCGGGTCGGAAAAGCGGCGGAACTTTTAGCGGCGGGAGACCTGACGGTCGGAGAGACAGCCTATTCCACAGGATTCTCCGATCAGCTGTATTTTTCCAGGGTGTTCCGGCGGTATATGGGAATTCCTCCGAGCCGTTATGCCCTCGGCAGGGGAAAAAGTGTGGGAAAGGAGAAAAAGATATGA